The genomic segment TTGCTCGTTTGACGGTTTCAGGCGTCGCAAATCGCATGGGATACACGTATGATGACATCGAAGATATCAAAATCGCTGTCTCAGAAGCGTGTGCAAATGCTGTTCAACATGCATATGAAGGAAAAGAAGATGGTAGCATCGCATTGACATGCAACGTTTATCCAGACGATCGTCTAGAGATTGTTGTCAAAGATAACGGCATTACGTTTGATAAAGATGAGGTCAAACGCCAAAGTGAACCGATCACGGATTCACACGATCTCGATTCCTTGCATGAAGGAGGGCTCGGTATCTTGATGATCGAAGCATTGATGGATCAAG from the Exiguobacterium sp. BMC-KP genome contains:
- the rsbW gene encoding anti-sigma B factor RsbW, whose product is MKNEQLNMTLPAKPEYVAIARLTVSGVANRMGYTYDDIEDIKIAVSEACANAVQHAYEGKEDGSIALTCNVYPDDRLEIVVKDNGITFDKDEVKRQSEPITDSHDLDSLHEGGLGILMIEALMDQVTIEKANGVTVHMTKYMNRDEVGQSASKVSTTPSQ